In the genome of Montipora foliosa isolate CH-2021 chromosome 3, ASM3666993v2, whole genome shotgun sequence, one region contains:
- the LOC137995003 gene encoding uncharacterized protein: protein MEFKAFIVFCFAFFVFTVSGFSVSKREAAEEKDTVSKYTVKIHDGEKDIDETLEINTESETETINVPDDGNTSDSAPGAVKSVYDFKRNLAMHRMSNQKACFLSNSTDNLPNPGDLKKVFDEGSSLNPSQDSFEYATDGTLDDRSMLSDEMKELCDGLPIYVITQKSSVEVEKQNNLNREKRWICGYSCCWIRYKYCYWWGCCRYIWIYRCYYTCFW, encoded by the exons ATG GAGTTCAAGGCGTTTATCGTTTTCTGCTTTGCTTTCTTCGTTTTTACCGTATCTGGATTCTCAGTTTCTAAACGTGAAGCGGCagaagaaaag GACACCGTGTCAAAGTATACTGTTAAAATTCACGATGGAGAGAAAGATATTGATGAAACACTCGAGATTAACACCGAGAGCGAAACAGAGACCATCAATGTTCCAGACGATGGCAACACTAGTGACAGTGCCCCCGGAGCAGTCAAATCTGTTTACGATTTTAAGCGA AACTTGGCCATGCATCGGATGTCTAATCAGAAAGCCTGCTTTCTGAGCAACTCTACGGACAATCTACCAAATCCTGGCGACCTCAAGAAAGTATTTGATGAG GGAAGTTCTTTAAATCCCTCTCAGGATTCGTTTGAGTATGCGACTGACGGAACTCTTGACGACCGGTCGATGTTGAGTGATGAGATGAAGGAATTGTGTGACGGGCTTCCCATTTATGTGATAACGCAGAAAAGCTCGGTCGaagtggaaaaacaaaacaaccttAACC GAGAGAAGCGCTGGATTTGCGGGTATAGCTGCTGCTGGATTCGCTACAAATATTGCTATTGGTGGGGGTGCTGTAGATACATATGGATCTACCGTTGTTATTATACATGTTTTTGGTAA